One Candidatus Saccharibacteria bacterium RAAC3_TM7_1 genomic region harbors:
- a CDS encoding hypothetical protein (RAAC3_TM7_1_71), with product MPLETAQPRRKHRRWLDGVEPATPVSRITVRTTTSNLSLRVSEVQVPSVQPNHPVKLSEEGSPYFWESVSSLEGEKPPGWMLPFLGLAAAMVVIMALAAYYHW from the coding sequence ATGCCGCTCGAAACGGCCCAGCCGCGACGTAAGCACCGCCGATGGTTGGATGGCGTAGAGCCTGCGACGCCAGTGTCTCGCATCACAGTGCGCACCACGACGTCGAACTTGTCACTGAGGGTGTCTGAAGTTCAGGTACCCTCAGTGCAACCAAACCATCCGGTAAAACTCTCAGAGGAAGGGTCTCCTTACTTCTGGGAGTCTGTCTCATCGTTAGAAGGAGAAAAGCCACCGGGATGGATGCTTCCATTCCTTGGTCTAGCCGCAGCCATGGTAGTAATCATGGCTCTCGCGGCCTACTACCACTGGTGA
- a CDS encoding hypothetical protein (RAAC3_TM7_1_72): MISFIWPPGEPMLSGTGGSETFTAGHVRELLRRGIEAQVVVLHSGVRKSRKDFPDIPFIALNNENEISELVGKVVFVNRAYNVPTKQKSTIILHCAIPSELEREERKADIKGKTIVATSVYNVQQWALYLGVHSSDINVVMPFADPIFGNVKRSKPSKNIRVLYAGRLHPEKGIYTVLEMMHEYEMNQLEATMTIVMAGQHVEEGRVIASMLKSYPYANLREPAKSVKAMADLLSRTDVLLMPSVFEEPFGMLSVEAQHAGCRVIASSLGGLPETNCGLLTLVEQRNPMALISGIKTAALLGSATKKERTRAINKFSLHDSVNELLNFI, encoded by the coding sequence ATGATCTCATTCATTTGGCCCCCTGGAGAGCCAATGCTTTCAGGTACCGGAGGCTCTGAAACCTTTACCGCAGGGCACGTGAGAGAGCTACTTCGGCGAGGGATTGAAGCGCAGGTAGTAGTTCTCCATAGTGGCGTTAGAAAAAGTCGTAAAGATTTTCCCGACATACCATTTATTGCACTTAATAACGAAAATGAGATTAGTGAACTAGTCGGTAAGGTCGTGTTCGTGAACCGAGCCTACAATGTACCAACAAAGCAAAAGTCCACAATAATACTACATTGTGCAATTCCATCAGAATTGGAACGCGAGGAGCGAAAGGCCGATATTAAAGGCAAAACTATCGTCGCAACAAGCGTATACAATGTCCAGCAATGGGCGCTTTATCTCGGTGTTCATAGTAGTGATATTAACGTAGTTATGCCTTTTGCAGATCCAATATTTGGAAATGTGAAACGCTCAAAACCGAGCAAGAACATTCGCGTATTGTATGCCGGAAGACTTCATCCAGAAAAAGGTATATATACAGTGCTAGAAATGATGCATGAGTACGAGATGAATCAACTTGAAGCAACAATGACGATTGTCATGGCTGGTCAGCATGTTGAAGAAGGGAGGGTCATCGCTAGCATGCTAAAAAGCTACCCATATGCAAATTTACGAGAGCCTGCGAAAAGTGTTAAAGCAATGGCTGATCTTTTATCCAGAACTGACGTCTTACTTATGCCGTCTGTATTCGAGGAACCATTTGGGATGCTGTCTGTTGAGGCTCAACACGCGGGCTGCCGTGTTATCGCGAGCAGTCTCGGCGGGTTACCTGAAACAAATTGTGGTTTACTCACACTAGTTGAGCAGCGTAATCCCATGGCTCTAATCTCAGGCATCAAAACAGCCGCCCTCTTGGGTTCTGCTACCAAAAAAGAGCGTACCCGGGCAATCAATAAGTTCAGTTTGCACGACTCTGTAAACGAACTATTAAACTTTATTTAA
- a CDS encoding integral membrane protein (RAAC3_TM7_1_73) codes for MSRYSRPCDNNALFAILVLVGACAWTHREQVVSIAYMILGVMGCLLLLRLGLKFVVRRRFVAIRDVDRMNGLEFEQYIAELLRKNGFHNVCLTEKYDLGVDIIAEKDGTRWGIQTKCYTGLVKADSVRQAVTGLRLYDCDRAMVITNSVYSAVAQRLAVSNDCLLIDRSGLNRLKNNRGVIL; via the coding sequence ATGTCACGGTATTCACGTCCGTGTGATAACAACGCATTATTCGCTATCCTCGTCCTCGTAGGTGCTTGCGCGTGGACACATCGAGAACAGGTTGTCTCTATAGCATATATGATTCTTGGGGTGATGGGTTGCCTACTACTTCTGCGACTAGGCTTGAAGTTCGTAGTTCGCCGACGTTTTGTGGCAATCAGAGATGTTGATAGGATGAACGGTCTGGAGTTTGAGCAGTATATTGCAGAGCTTTTGCGGAAAAACGGCTTCCATAATGTTTGTTTAACCGAAAAATATGATCTTGGCGTGGATATCATAGCCGAAAAGGACGGTACGCGCTGGGGTATTCAAACTAAATGCTATACCGGACTAGTCAAAGCTGATTCAGTTCGGCAGGCAGTGACCGGACTACGACTTTACGATTGCGATCGAGCGATGGTTATTACGAATAGTGTTTATAGTGCCGTCGCGCAACGACTAGCTGTTAGTAATGATTGCCTGCTCATTGATAGATCGGGATTGAATCGACTAAAAAATAACAGGGGTGTTATACTATGA
- a CDS encoding hypothetical protein (RAAC3_TM7_1_74) — protein sequence MNMTGYIPTDEDIAAMVRDLEKNDPENANPEYARQMLIKMKLMYRELGKIDEELLHKEMEEFKHQDSED from the coding sequence ATGAACATGACTGGATACATACCAACTGATGAAGATATCGCTGCAATGGTACGCGACCTGGAGAAAAATGATCCAGAAAACGCAAATCCTGAATACGCACGCCAGATGCTCATCAAGATGAAGCTAATGTACCGTGAGCTCGGCAAGATCGACGAAGAACTCCTCCATAAAGAAATGGAAGAGTTCAAGCACCAAGATTCCGAAGACTAG
- a CDS encoding helix-turn-helix protein (RAAC3_TM7_1_75) has translation MSDTEFLDQISANLSKIRKQQRYTQREVAELAGLNPNYYAKVERGDSIPSLKTIYRIAKALKVSATDIVGF, from the coding sequence ATGAGTGATACTGAGTTTCTGGACCAAATATCCGCGAACCTTTCGAAGATACGAAAGCAACAGCGCTATACACAGCGTGAGGTTGCTGAATTGGCCGGCCTCAATCCAAACTATTACGCAAAAGTTGAACGCGGGGACAGCATACCGTCGCTAAAAACGATTTATAGGATTGCAAAAGCGCTCAAAGTCTCCGCTACTGATATCGTCGGTTTCTAG
- a CDS encoding Recombinase (RAAC3_TM7_1_76) translates to MAHVKTVTLARVSSKSQEEEGYSLDAQLKLLRQYCSERKLNVVTEFRISETASKNEQRTVFHDMLRYIKQNNVMNLVVEKTDRLTRNFRDAVVVDDWLEADQRRVLHMVKEGLVIHKYSRSDTKLMWNIYLSFAKKYTDNLREEAMKGWQEKLAQGWMPAVPPPGYKTAIEDSKKIHVIDEERAFLVERAFRLYLEPGQNIQTVTEEVTSIGLVSRKNKPLTTSAIHKMLRNPFYIGTIRFNGQEYPGAHEPLLNTDLFREVQLKLGERHQTKIIRHDPLFKGVLRCEDCGAVVTWQCQKGRYYGSCQRRTGDCKGRRLLREDRLEESLLICLAEVDRSGHSRRKHLVALTVALQFRQQPYIGKHRLLVMKTIKQQINRMERMEDTLYDDKLSNLISEQRYEEKAHKLRDELDYLRMRLNRLEQVESQTPVANDRPASLSDLYMSESKIGRRIIMQKLFKITMKDGQALFVPVKN, encoded by the coding sequence ATGGCGCATGTAAAAACTGTTACGCTAGCTCGGGTGTCAAGCAAATCCCAAGAAGAAGAGGGCTATTCACTTGACGCACAGCTAAAGCTACTAAGGCAATATTGTAGTGAACGCAAACTCAATGTTGTCACAGAGTTTCGTATATCTGAAACAGCATCAAAGAATGAACAGCGAACTGTGTTCCACGATATGCTGCGCTATATAAAGCAGAATAACGTGATGAATTTAGTGGTTGAAAAGACGGATAGGCTTACTCGGAATTTCAGGGATGCGGTTGTTGTTGATGATTGGCTAGAGGCCGACCAGCGACGCGTACTCCATATGGTTAAGGAAGGATTGGTTATCCATAAATATTCACGATCCGACACAAAACTCATGTGGAATATCTATCTGTCGTTTGCCAAGAAATATACCGACAACTTGCGAGAAGAGGCAATGAAAGGCTGGCAAGAGAAACTTGCCCAAGGCTGGATGCCAGCAGTGCCTCCTCCTGGATACAAAACGGCCATTGAAGACAGCAAGAAAATTCATGTAATAGACGAGGAACGTGCGTTTTTGGTTGAGCGGGCATTCAGGCTGTACCTCGAGCCGGGTCAAAACATCCAGACGGTAACCGAGGAGGTTACATCTATAGGATTGGTTAGTCGGAAAAACAAGCCTCTCACTACGAGTGCAATTCATAAAATGTTGCGAAACCCATTCTATATAGGAACGATCCGTTTTAATGGTCAGGAGTATCCAGGCGCACATGAGCCATTATTGAACACTGATCTATTTCGAGAGGTTCAGTTAAAGCTTGGTGAGCGACATCAGACAAAGATAATTCGACACGATCCGTTGTTTAAAGGCGTATTGAGGTGCGAAGACTGCGGTGCTGTTGTCACCTGGCAATGTCAGAAAGGCCGATATTACGGAAGCTGTCAGCGTCGTACGGGAGACTGTAAGGGACGACGACTGCTGCGCGAAGATAGGCTCGAGGAGAGTCTTCTCATCTGTTTAGCTGAAGTTGATAGGAGTGGTCATAGTCGTCGCAAACACTTAGTCGCGCTCACCGTAGCATTGCAGTTCAGGCAGCAGCCCTACATTGGAAAACATCGCCTGCTAGTTATGAAGACGATTAAGCAACAGATAAATAGAATGGAACGCATGGAGGACACTCTGTACGATGATAAGCTATCGAATCTCATAAGCGAGCAAAGGTATGAAGAGAAGGCCCATAAGCTACGCGACGAACTTGATTACTTACGTATGCGCCTTAACAGGCTCGAGCAAGTAGAATCACAAACCCCAGTTGCAAACGATAGGCCAGCGTCGCTCTCGGACCTTTACATGAGTGAGTCTAAGATAGGTAGGCGAATAATTATGCAAAAATTATTCAAGATCACTATGAAGGACGGCCAGGCGCTATTCGTGCCTGTAAAAAATTAG
- a CDS encoding hypothetical protein (RAAC3_TM7_1_77), whose product MDTQQPSLLVKIFGDTPFEAAVNSVLIVIILIVLWRIVIKPIVAITINVYALIKVNKLAALEIIPPKRSEVSPSSTQDLISILQQQLGKYDVISLEITGSKKAGIRYRIIADEQEIDSIQKHLASYLPELKFKRLSAEVSKDLSVFSIRQSRHFAYPLKPHEDLSTTDPIAFIAGSMTQLKEDENVTLQFVVRRYSSRKAMRIYNLLLGRGKAKIDGKLRYYVMAYAWVWIPSLIIGLFTHSWQVGVAVALVLWVPSLFAEKEEKELTQLEERIYGEIAAKLEQPLLQTDIRFAVYSPKRTDKLVGDFISSLEPLNTTGFQYLTLRKAHFSEWLQGYRNHIFTRRLSSIFSFNSSVMSASELAALFHFPHGVIKTEGMVRSHSRTLPAPISMRSADEFDVVIGTNKHHGVETPIGLTGAERERHMFVVGGTGSGKTTMLKYQIIQDIRNGKGLAIVDPHGDLAEELLEYIPENRQKDLIYLNPDDLDHPIGVNLLELPDGLEGNDLLREKDRVTESVISVMRKIFSEDDSGGHRIEYILRNTIQTALTLEKPTLFTIFRLLNDGKYAKTAIKNLEDEDLKAFWKNELGKAGSMQKVKMAAGITAKIGRFLFSASARAMLEQEKSTISFDEILDGKILICNFSKGRLGEDTSMLFGITILAKLQLAALKRSEKKQADRKSFYLYVDEFQNFATLSFTQMLSEARKYKVFLTMAEQSTQQQDDQKLVNIILANVGTVAAFRTGSPKDEELLLPLFEPYIERGEISNLSAYNFYCRISGVETQEPVSGETIIS is encoded by the coding sequence ATGGATACACAGCAACCATCACTACTCGTTAAGATTTTCGGAGATACTCCATTCGAGGCGGCTGTTAACAGCGTCCTGATAGTAATTATTTTGATTGTCTTGTGGCGGATTGTTATTAAGCCCATTGTCGCTATCACGATAAATGTTTATGCGCTCATCAAAGTAAACAAGCTAGCAGCCCTAGAAATTATTCCACCCAAAAGATCAGAAGTAAGCCCGTCAAGCACGCAAGATCTTATATCCATCCTTCAGCAGCAACTCGGCAAGTATGATGTTATATCGCTGGAAATCACAGGCAGTAAGAAAGCCGGTATTAGGTACCGCATTATTGCAGATGAGCAAGAAATTGACAGTATCCAGAAACATCTCGCGTCCTATCTGCCTGAGCTCAAGTTCAAGCGATTATCAGCAGAAGTCAGCAAGGACCTCAGCGTATTCAGCATCAGGCAATCCAGACATTTTGCATATCCGTTGAAACCTCATGAAGATTTATCTACCACAGATCCGATAGCATTTATCGCTGGTTCGATGACGCAGCTAAAAGAGGATGAGAATGTTACTTTACAGTTTGTCGTGCGAAGGTATTCTTCCAGAAAAGCCATGCGAATATATAACCTGTTACTTGGTAGGGGTAAAGCAAAGATCGATGGGAAGCTTCGATACTATGTCATGGCGTATGCCTGGGTCTGGATCCCATCGCTCATCATTGGATTGTTTACGCACAGCTGGCAAGTTGGCGTCGCAGTAGCGCTTGTACTCTGGGTGCCTAGTCTTTTCGCAGAAAAGGAAGAGAAGGAACTCACACAGCTAGAAGAAAGGATCTACGGGGAGATTGCAGCCAAACTCGAACAGCCACTGCTACAAACTGATATTAGATTCGCCGTGTACTCACCCAAACGCACAGATAAACTCGTAGGTGATTTTATATCATCACTTGAGCCACTGAACACTACAGGCTTCCAATATCTTACATTGCGCAAAGCTCACTTTAGCGAGTGGCTTCAGGGCTATCGCAACCATATTTTCACCCGCCGATTGTCATCGATCTTCTCATTCAACAGTTCTGTGATGAGCGCTAGTGAACTTGCGGCATTATTTCACTTCCCGCATGGAGTCATCAAGACAGAGGGCATGGTGCGTTCTCATAGCCGCACCCTACCAGCGCCGATCAGCATGCGGAGCGCTGACGAATTCGACGTAGTTATTGGCACAAATAAACATCACGGTGTTGAAACACCCATAGGCCTCACCGGGGCTGAGCGTGAGCGCCACATGTTCGTTGTCGGTGGAACAGGGAGTGGTAAAACCACGATGCTCAAATACCAGATCATCCAGGATATCCGCAACGGCAAAGGTCTGGCTATCGTCGACCCTCACGGTGATCTTGCCGAGGAATTACTGGAATATATCCCAGAGAATAGGCAGAAAGATCTTATCTACCTAAACCCAGACGATCTCGATCATCCAATCGGCGTCAATCTGCTCGAGTTGCCTGACGGGCTCGAAGGAAACGACCTGCTGCGAGAGAAAGACCGTGTCACAGAGTCAGTCATATCTGTTATGCGCAAGATATTTTCAGAAGATGACAGCGGTGGCCACCGCATTGAATACATCCTCCGCAATACAATCCAGACAGCGCTCACGCTGGAAAAACCAACACTGTTTACGATCTTCCGTCTATTGAATGATGGTAAATATGCAAAGACAGCTATAAAGAATCTGGAGGACGAGGATCTAAAAGCCTTCTGGAAGAACGAGCTCGGCAAGGCTGGTAGTATGCAGAAGGTCAAAATGGCCGCGGGTATCACTGCCAAAATCGGACGCTTCCTGTTTTCTGCAAGCGCTCGTGCGATGCTGGAACAAGAAAAATCTACCATTAGTTTTGATGAGATCCTGGATGGTAAGATCTTAATCTGTAACTTCTCCAAAGGCCGCCTTGGTGAGGATACATCCATGCTATTTGGTATAACTATCCTGGCCAAGCTACAGCTTGCAGCCCTAAAGCGATCCGAAAAGAAACAAGCAGATCGCAAGTCGTTCTATCTCTACGTCGATGAGTTCCAGAACTTCGCAACCTTATCCTTCACACAGATGCTCAGTGAAGCCAGGAAGTACAAAGTCTTCCTAACGATGGCCGAACAAAGTACTCAGCAGCAGGACGACCAGAAGCTGGTAAATATCATCCTGGCGAACGTCGGTACGGTTGCAGCCTTCCGCACTGGCAGCCCGAAGGACGAAGAACTACTCTTGCCGTTGTTTGAGCCATATATCGAACGAGGCGAGATATCCAATCTCTCAGCCTATAATTTCTACTGTCGTATCTCGGGCGTTGAGACACAGGAGCCCGTGAGCGGCGAAACGATCATCTCGTAA
- a CDS encoding hypothetical protein (RAAC3_TM7_1_78) codes for MNEIICPHCKKAFKIDEAGFADILKQVRDHTFEKELHDRITLLERDKESAVKLAEEKTKNELQTESAKKDAEIAKLVAKLDSAETEKELALTQAINKIEKERDELANKLQNKDIENKLLESSLKDKHANEIKTKDEMIAYYKDMKAKLSTKMVGETLEQHCEYEFNRLRATAFPNAYFEKDNDSSTGSKGDYIYRETDEASNEIISIMFEMKNEGDETATKKRNEDFLKELDKDRIEKKCEYAVLVSLLEADNELYNGGIVDVSHKYPKMYVVRPQFFIPIITLLRNAAMNSMQYKSELAIVKAQNIDITNFEESLETAKNAFARNYDLAGKKFVTAIEGIDKTIKQLEKTKEALLSSENNFRLANDKLQQTTVKRLTKNNPTMQAKFDELKNS; via the coding sequence GTGAACGAGATTATTTGCCCACATTGCAAAAAAGCCTTCAAGATTGATGAAGCCGGCTTTGCTGATATTCTAAAGCAAGTACGGGACCATACCTTCGAAAAAGAGCTTCATGATCGTATCACGCTGCTCGAGCGCGATAAAGAAAGCGCCGTCAAGCTAGCGGAGGAAAAGACTAAAAATGAACTTCAGACTGAAAGCGCCAAGAAAGATGCAGAAATTGCTAAACTTGTCGCAAAACTCGATTCGGCTGAAACGGAAAAAGAGCTCGCACTTACTCAAGCTATCAATAAAATTGAGAAAGAACGTGATGAGCTTGCAAACAAGCTCCAAAATAAAGACATAGAGAATAAACTTCTCGAATCATCTCTCAAAGATAAGCACGCGAATGAGATCAAAACAAAGGACGAGATGATTGCCTACTATAAAGACATGAAGGCCAAGCTATCGACCAAGATGGTTGGGGAAACGCTAGAGCAGCACTGTGAGTACGAATTCAATCGCTTGCGCGCCACTGCCTTCCCGAACGCATACTTTGAAAAAGACAACGACTCCTCAACCGGTAGCAAGGGCGACTACATCTACCGCGAAACAGATGAGGCTAGCAATGAAATTATCAGCATTATGTTCGAGATGAAAAACGAAGGTGATGAGACGGCAACGAAAAAGCGCAACGAAGATTTCCTAAAGGAACTCGACAAAGACCGTATCGAAAAGAAATGTGAATATGCAGTGCTCGTGAGCTTGCTCGAGGCCGACAACGAACTCTACAATGGCGGTATTGTTGACGTATCACACAAATATCCCAAGATGTACGTTGTCCGACCCCAATTCTTTATACCTATTATTACCTTGCTTCGAAATGCCGCCATGAACTCAATGCAATACAAATCCGAACTTGCAATCGTCAAAGCCCAGAATATCGACATCACCAACTTCGAAGAAAGCCTAGAGACTGCCAAGAACGCCTTTGCGCGTAACTACGACCTGGCTGGCAAAAAGTTCGTAACCGCCATTGAAGGGATCGACAAGACTATCAAACAGCTCGAGAAAACCAAAGAAGCCCTATTGTCATCAGAGAACAACTTCCGGCTGGCAAACGACAAGCTACAGCAAACAACAGTCAAAAGACTGACGAAAAATAATCCAACAATGCAGGCAAAATTCGACGAACTAAAGAATAGCTAA
- a CDS encoding hypothetical protein (RAAC3_TM7_1_79) produces the protein MHEIQERLVELAQDYDLSRIPLRMVANMLGKDSMSPGVLQHHFAQLEKKGLLYIDRKAKTQRLGTRVDDDRFYKIPIVGAASCGPANSFGDESIEGYINISKNSVPRIKGDAFAVRATGGSMNRAEIPTPNGSVAPLEDGDYAIVDTGYTELDGNEGKYIVSIINGMANIKKLTMRQYDIALMSESTDQAAYPPIIIHEDDDYMINGRVVAVVKG, from the coding sequence ATGCACGAGATACAAGAACGGCTTGTAGAACTGGCCCAAGACTACGATCTATCGCGAATACCACTCAGGATGGTGGCCAATATGCTAGGTAAGGACTCTATGAGTCCGGGTGTTTTACAGCACCATTTTGCCCAGCTTGAAAAGAAAGGTCTACTTTATATTGATCGAAAAGCCAAGACTCAACGATTGGGAACTCGAGTAGATGATGACCGATTTTATAAAATACCTATCGTAGGGGCAGCGAGCTGTGGCCCTGCGAATAGTTTCGGCGACGAGTCAATAGAGGGCTATATCAACATATCAAAGAATAGCGTGCCTCGAATCAAAGGCGATGCTTTTGCGGTGCGTGCTACTGGCGGATCAATGAATAGAGCCGAAATCCCAACCCCTAATGGTTCGGTCGCGCCGCTCGAGGACGGAGATTACGCCATTGTCGATACCGGCTACACCGAGCTGGATGGAAATGAAGGTAAATACATTGTCTCAATAATTAATGGTATGGCTAACATAAAAAAGCTAACCATGCGACAGTACGATATCGCCCTTATGTCAGAATCAACCGACCAAGCTGCATATCCACCTATAATTATTCACGAAGATGATGACTACATGATCAACGGTCGAGTCGTTGCGGTTGTGAAAGGATAG